A window from Calditrichota bacterium encodes these proteins:
- a CDS encoding DUF2961 domain-containing protein, whose protein sequence is VVNETDYDVDSFYYHIDYQELDRLEKNVGRFHAYWRREAQTAPGKNYTILDAEGYGHFVGCILNMQGRSGDITFLEGDEMIYVDGESTPSIYGTGTEDYFTSGWYFNRGTYAGPLHGCIIKDEEQAKVVAYRFHVGDAIPFRRSLLVTMEHGHGNEVPSDYSSVAFWYQREPHKTLAPLPPPKARIPLRVIVPPGVVEAEELTARVLVGDWEKVALRTEEMTAHGAEWSNGKQLACTGLVTGDQVAVTFPVAMSDRYDVCCFMTRGPAYGQVRIAIAGHPQEVVFDGYAPETMHAGAVELRDVELAQGQHSLVLTSVGRATEASGQDIGLDCILLRPRRQFVEEWLLIGPFDAGAQEDGAYGLLTVWPPEQKIDLSATYTGKGGKPIAWRNVRADSTGFVNMDALLTPNDYTAAYALTYVYSPKPQTVHLLIGSDDGVRLWVNDVLVHHNPALRPPAPDQDQVTVELRAGWNKLLVKVVDVLGFWGFYLRIPDPEGELLFSTTPK, encoded by the coding sequence GTGGTCAACGAGACCGATTATGACGTCGATTCGTTCTACTACCATATCGACTACCAGGAGCTGGACAGACTCGAGAAGAACGTCGGCCGGTTTCACGCCTACTGGCGGCGCGAGGCGCAAACGGCACCCGGCAAAAACTACACCATCCTCGACGCTGAGGGGTACGGCCACTTTGTGGGGTGTATCCTCAACATGCAGGGCCGCAGCGGGGACATCACGTTCCTGGAAGGGGATGAAATGATTTACGTGGACGGGGAGTCTACGCCTTCGATCTACGGCACTGGCACAGAGGACTATTTTACCAGTGGCTGGTATTTCAATCGCGGCACGTACGCAGGGCCGCTGCACGGCTGTATCATCAAGGACGAGGAGCAGGCCAAGGTCGTGGCTTATCGCTTTCATGTTGGCGACGCCATCCCCTTTCGCCGCAGCCTCCTGGTGACCATGGAGCACGGGCACGGCAATGAGGTGCCCAGTGACTACAGCAGCGTCGCGTTCTGGTATCAGAGGGAGCCGCACAAGACCCTGGCGCCGCTGCCGCCGCCCAAGGCCCGCATCCCCCTCAGGGTGATCGTGCCGCCGGGCGTGGTCGAGGCAGAAGAGCTGACAGCGCGGGTCTTGGTCGGTGATTGGGAAAAGGTTGCGCTCCGCACTGAGGAGATGACGGCGCACGGTGCCGAGTGGAGTAACGGCAAACAGTTGGCATGCACGGGCCTGGTAACCGGTGACCAGGTGGCCGTGACCTTTCCGGTTGCCATGTCGGACCGGTATGACGTCTGCTGTTTCATGACCAGGGGTCCCGCTTATGGCCAAGTGCGGATAGCGATAGCAGGGCACCCTCAGGAGGTTGTGTTTGACGGCTACGCCCCGGAGACGATGCACGCCGGTGCGGTGGAACTCCGCGACGTGGAGTTGGCTCAAGGCCAGCACTCCCTTGTGCTGACTAGTGTAGGGCGTGCGACCGAGGCGAGTGGCCAGGACATCGGCTTGGATTGCATTCTGCTGCGGCCGCGCCGGCAGTTTGTCGAGGAGTGGCTGCTCATCGGACCATTCGACGCCGGCGCGCAGGAGGATGGGGCCTATGGCCTACTCACCGTGTGGCCTCCAGAGCAGAAGATCGACCTCTCTGCCACCTACACCGGCAAGGGCGGTAAGCCCATTGCTTGGCGAAATGTGCGGGCGGACTCCACCGGCTTTGTGAACATGGATGCGCTACTGACGCCCAATGACTATACCGCTGCCTATGCCTTGACTTATGTCTATTCCCCAAAGCCGCAGACCGTCCACCTGCTGATTGGCAGCGACGATGGTGTGCGCCTCTGGGTCAACGATGTGCTGGTGCACCATAACCCCGCTCTGCGGCCCCCCGCGCCTGACCAGGATCAGGTGACGGTGGAACTCCGGGCAGGGTGGAACAAGCTGCTGGTGAAAGTGGTTGACGTGCTCGGTTTCTGGGGTTTCTATCTGCGTATCCCAGACCCTGAGGGCGAACTTCTGTTCAGCACCACGCCGAAGTGA
- a CDS encoding N-acetylmuramoyl-L-alanine amidase, with product MRNTSAGFVAVAVCCTLAFGQTDQATRATFLKVTFPARSDTVSVPRLRIAGGTLPTAKVTVNDQQVRVYPSGAFVHRVSLAPGLNRVVIQAEANGQRAADTLSIYRIPPLQVSPSSPTQIDTSLVEPTVDMVLENGDLLRLRFKGSPGGSARCSIEHLCKDLPMVELPPDEAEGMVGIYQGVIRIKAERSLRPTPVRYELRGVDGKKAKAETKGTVSVLDSAVPLVAEVTSETPMWNAPQGGAILWTLPAGLRVEVTGKIGGRYRARLSPQDVVWLNASDLRMLPLGTSVPRAVVSSMTCTVLDDRVQLVLDMTGRVPFRVEQSLQPAWLDVYLYGAHQGPQWLTYPEKQVVIERVSWTQPAEGVYRLRVELNQRQQWGYSVSYGDRGLVLEVRRAPQIAKPPSSPVAGLTFVLDPGHGGDEPGAISPTGIMEKDVNLKWAKVLGSMLRSAGARVVLTREDDRTLSLKERVLIAQQARGHIFVMMHNNSVGEGADPMVRGTSTYYTQPHSQDLAWTVYPRLRQIGLAGFGKIYSTYFITRQTDMLYFLVEGAFMSNPEDEMLLMNDSFIEQMAKAVFDGLEDFLRKQGQ from the coding sequence ATGAGGAACACGAGTGCTGGATTTGTCGCTGTTGCTGTATGTTGCACCTTAGCCTTTGGCCAAACGGATCAGGCGACGCGGGCTACCTTCTTAAAGGTCACGTTTCCCGCGCGAAGCGACACCGTGAGCGTCCCGCGCCTGCGCATTGCCGGGGGCACGCTGCCGACGGCCAAAGTCACCGTGAATGACCAGCAGGTGCGCGTTTACCCCAGTGGCGCTTTTGTGCATCGCGTCTCACTCGCCCCAGGCCTCAATCGGGTCGTGATTCAGGCAGAGGCCAATGGGCAGCGTGCGGCCGATACCCTGTCCATCTATCGCATTCCGCCGCTGCAGGTTTCGCCCTCCTCCCCGACGCAGATCGACACCAGCCTGGTAGAGCCGACCGTGGACATGGTCTTAGAGAATGGTGACCTGCTGCGCCTGCGGTTCAAGGGGAGTCCGGGCGGGAGCGCCAGGTGCAGCATCGAGCATCTGTGCAAAGACCTCCCCATGGTAGAGCTGCCCCCGGATGAGGCAGAGGGCATGGTGGGCATCTACCAAGGAGTGATCAGGATAAAGGCCGAGCGCTCTCTCAGGCCAACGCCGGTCAGGTATGAGTTGCGCGGCGTGGACGGCAAGAAGGCGAAGGCAGAGACAAAGGGCACCGTCTCGGTGTTGGACAGTGCCGTTCCCCTCGTGGCCGAGGTGACCTCCGAAACTCCCATGTGGAACGCCCCGCAGGGGGGTGCCATCCTCTGGACGCTGCCCGCCGGGCTGCGCGTGGAGGTGACCGGCAAGATCGGGGGCCGCTACCGCGCCCGCCTCTCCCCACAAGATGTCGTCTGGCTCAACGCCAGCGACCTGCGCATGCTGCCTCTCGGGACGAGCGTGCCCCGCGCCGTGGTGAGTTCCATGACGTGCACTGTGCTGGACGATCGCGTGCAGCTGGTCCTGGACATGACCGGCAGAGTGCCCTTTCGCGTGGAGCAGAGCCTGCAGCCTGCTTGGCTGGATGTCTACCTCTACGGCGCCCACCAGGGCCCGCAATGGCTGACCTACCCGGAGAAGCAGGTGGTCATCGAGCGGGTGAGCTGGACGCAGCCTGCAGAGGGAGTGTATCGCCTGCGGGTTGAGCTCAACCAGAGACAGCAATGGGGCTACAGTGTCAGCTACGGCGACCGTGGACTGGTCTTGGAGGTGCGGCGGGCGCCCCAGATTGCCAAGCCGCCGTCGAGCCCCGTAGCCGGACTCACCTTCGTTTTGGACCCAGGCCACGGCGGCGACGAACCTGGTGCCATCAGCCCCACAGGGATCATGGAAAAGGACGTCAATCTGAAGTGGGCAAAGGTGCTTGGGAGCATGCTGCGTAGCGCCGGAGCTCGGGTGGTGCTCACCCGTGAGGACGACCGCACCCTGAGCCTCAAAGAACGGGTGCTGATTGCCCAACAGGCCCGCGGACACATCTTCGTGATGATGCACAACAATTCCGTGGGCGAGGGTGCCGACCCAATGGTGCGCGGCACCAGCACCTACTACACGCAGCCCCACAGTCAGGACCTCGCCTGGACTGTTTACCCAAGGCTGCGCCAGATCGGACTGGCAGGATTCGGCAAGATTTATTCCACCTATTTCATTACGCGTCAGACAGACATGCTCTACTTCCTGGTGGAGGGAGCCTTCATGTCCAACCCCGAGGATGAGATGTTGCTGATGAACGACTCGTTCATCGAGCAAATGGCCAAGGCGGTATTTGACGGCTTGGAGGACTTTTTGCGCAAACAGGGGCAGTGA
- a CDS encoding 2-hydroxy-3-oxopropionate reductase gives MSTTRIGFIGLGIMGKPMATNLLRAGYKVTVYNRSKPAVDLLVSRGAEAAPSPRAVAERSDVVITMVTDSPDVEAVILGPEGVCEGIRPGMVVIDMSTISPSVTKKIAAALKERGVAMLDAPVSGGDTGAQAGTLAIMVGGDKEVFERCLPIFQAMGKSVVHVGPNGMGQMTKLCNQILVAVNNLATCEALLLASKAGLNPQVMINAVKDGAAGSWQLVNLGPKMIARDFAPGFMVRLQQKDLRLALEVARELHLPLPALSLVHQLFASCQAAGEGEEGTQALIKALERLAQYRVG, from the coding sequence ATGAGTACGACGCGGATAGGTTTCATTGGCCTGGGCATAATGGGAAAGCCCATGGCGACGAATCTGTTGCGTGCTGGCTACAAGGTGACGGTGTACAATCGGAGCAAACCGGCTGTGGATCTGTTGGTCAGCCGCGGTGCGGAAGCGGCCCCGTCGCCCCGTGCCGTGGCCGAACGCAGCGATGTGGTCATCACCATGGTGACCGATTCGCCCGATGTGGAGGCCGTGATCTTGGGACCCGAAGGGGTGTGCGAGGGCATCCGTCCAGGGATGGTGGTCATCGACATGAGCACCATCTCCCCGAGCGTTACCAAGAAGATTGCTGCAGCGCTCAAGGAGCGTGGCGTAGCCATGCTGGACGCACCGGTCAGCGGCGGCGATACCGGCGCACAGGCGGGCACCTTGGCCATCATGGTCGGGGGCGACAAGGAGGTCTTCGAGCGTTGCCTGCCCATTTTTCAGGCCATGGGCAAGAGCGTTGTGCACGTCGGGCCCAATGGCATGGGCCAGATGACCAAGCTCTGTAACCAGATCCTGGTGGCGGTGAACAACTTGGCCACCTGTGAGGCGCTCCTCCTGGCCAGCAAGGCCGGCCTTAACCCGCAGGTGATGATCAATGCGGTAAAGGACGGCGCCGCCGGTTCATGGCAGTTGGTGAACCTGGGGCCGAAGATGATTGCGCGCGACTTTGCGCCAGGTTTCATGGTCCGGCTCCAGCAGAAGGATCTGCGCTTGGCGTTGGAGGTGGCGCGTGAGCTGCACCTTCCTCTGCCGGCCCTCAGCCTGGTACATCAACTGTTTGCCAGTTGCCAGGCGGCCGGTGAAGGAGAGGAAGGCACGCAGGCGCTCATCAAGGCGCTGGAGCGGCTTGCCCAATACCGAGTAGGTTAA
- a CDS encoding PD40 domain-containing protein: MRLGHLTFVAAAVLTLSCARPDRDFYKTGEPHLLAEGIISTAQCETKCCLTPDGRTLFLATMGWDPQDSLNQDIYFSRWQKGRWTAPQPVPFNTRWQEFDPAVTPDGRWLYFCSDRPGGLGGADIWRVALHEYGFGEPENLGMVVNSRGDDWGPAFSSDGRVMVFSSDGRGGAGGHDLFRSAWSGKQWASPANLGRQVNSPQNDFDPCVIGAMERIVFASDRPGGHGGLDLWETRHENGTWSAAEVLPAHLNSQAWESCPYLSPSGSSFYFSSTRRTGLPAAADIYVVVAK, from the coding sequence ATGAGACTTGGGCACCTGACGTTTGTCGCAGCTGCCGTGCTGACACTCTCTTGCGCGCGTCCCGACCGGGACTTTTACAAGACCGGCGAGCCACATCTGCTGGCGGAAGGCATCATCAGCACCGCCCAGTGCGAGACCAAGTGCTGCCTGACGCCAGATGGGCGCACGCTCTTTCTTGCCACCATGGGGTGGGACCCTCAGGACAGTCTCAATCAGGACATCTACTTCAGCCGCTGGCAAAAAGGGCGGTGGACGGCGCCACAGCCGGTTCCTTTCAACACCCGGTGGCAGGAATTTGACCCCGCGGTTACCCCAGATGGCAGGTGGCTTTACTTCTGCAGTGACCGCCCGGGCGGTCTTGGGGGCGCAGATATCTGGAGAGTGGCACTGCACGAATATGGCTTCGGGGAACCTGAGAACCTCGGCATGGTAGTCAATAGCCGAGGTGATGACTGGGGACCCGCCTTTTCCAGCGACGGGCGGGTGATGGTGTTCTCTTCAGATGGGCGTGGTGGCGCTGGCGGGCATGACCTCTTTCGCAGCGCGTGGAGTGGCAAGCAGTGGGCCTCTCCTGCCAATCTCGGCCGCCAAGTGAATTCTCCTCAGAACGATTTTGACCCCTGTGTCATTGGCGCGATGGAGAGGATTGTTTTCGCCTCCGATCGGCCTGGAGGACACGGTGGCCTTGACCTCTGGGAGACGAGGCACGAAAACGGTACCTGGAGCGCGGCCGAGGTGCTTCCCGCCCATTTGAATTCCCAGGCTTGGGAGTCGTGCCCCTATCTGTCGCCTTCAGGGAGTTCCTTTTACTTCAGCTCCACGCGAAGGACAGGCCTGCCCGCTGCAGCCGATATCTACGTCGTGGTCGCAAAATAG